TTTTAAcaatcatcatatatatatatatatatatatatatatatatatatatatatatatatatatatatatatatgtatatatatatatatatatatatatatatatatatatatatatatatatatatatatatatatatatatatatataatatagcagTGTGCTGTGTAAAATCAATATTGGTGCATAATATCATAAGAATGTCATCTTACATGCAGTGTCTGCAGCTCTCCCTCGAGTTTCCTCTTGGCCATTGTGAGTGATCCGTTCTGGGCAGTGAGGTCATTAAGGTGGTCAGTGGCTTCAGCAAGTTCAGCTTCAGCCTGGCGACGGCCGCGGTCAGACTGTTCGAGAAGAGTACGGGACTCCTCCAGCTCCCCGTGTAGAGCGTTAGCACGGCGCTCTGAGATACCGTACTGTTCCCGGTACTCTGAGGCCAGCCGCTGCTCCTCCTCCACGCGGGTCTGAAGGTCCTTCATGTCACTCTGGAGCTTCTTGATGTGCTTCTGCAGGTCTGCGTTGGCCTTGTTGGAGTGGTCAAGAGCGATTTCGAGCTCGTTGATGTCGGACTCCAATTTCTTCTTCATGCGAAGAGCCTCGGCCTTGCCCTTTGCTTCAGCTTCAAGGGATGCTTGCATGGAATCGATGGCTCGCTGGTGGCACTTGCTGCAAATGTAGAGATtatatttaagtaaaatataCACTATATATTATCATACACAAGTGTAGCCAGTTTAATATAATTTCAGAATACACAAAATACGTCACTTACCGGGTGTTGTCGAACTCTTCTTCCTTCTCTTGGATTCGCCTGTCGATTTCCTGCCTAACCTGGCTGAGCTCTAGCTGAGCTCGGAGCACTTTGTTTTCCTCCTGCTCCAGGGCAGCCTCGGCCTCCTCAAGAGCGGCCTGCAGTTCTTCCTTCTCAATTTCAAGGCGCTTGCGGTTCTTTTCAATCTCGTGCAGGGATCGTCCACCCTCGCCGATCTGGTCCATAAGGTCCTTGATCTCATCGGCAAGATTCTTATTTTCACGACGAACCGAGTCGAGCTGCTCAAGATTTTCCTCATACGCGGCCTTCACGCGGAAGAGCTCGGTGGAATAATTGCGACATTCCTTCTGCGAAGCGTCAAGTTCGGCGGCAAGGTCATCAACCTTCATCTTCCATTCCGAAATGATCTTATCGAAGTTCTTTTGCTTCTTTTCAGCGGCGTTGGCTAGGGTCTGGGCACGTTCAACCTCAATCTGCATATCCTCAAGCTCAGTGCAGACACGCTGTTTGGTCTTCTCCAGATTCATGTTCTTGACATTAAGCTGTTCGATTTGTTGTTCGGCTTCTTCCAAGCGGGCAGCAAGCTTCAGACGGGCAGCCTCAAGCTCCTCCGCTCGGGCAACACCCTCAGACTCGTACTTAGCGCGCCACATCTGGGCCTCGGCGTTAGACTTGGAGAGTTGACGCTGGAGGTCAGCCTTCCCCTCGCCCTCCTCATCAAGCTGTTCCCGCAAGCCATCAATGTCGTGTTCCAAGTTGCGGAACTTTCCAAGAAGAGTAGCACGTTCCTGCGGGAGTGGAAACATCGaagtttaaatatataaataaattagtaTTAACTGCAATTTATAACGATATTTAGGTACAAAGTGTGTGTTGATATTACtgaatgaaaacattataattactCTGCATTCATCGTCAGCGAGCTTCCTGTTATCCTCGAGCTGGTTGGTGAGTGAAAGCTTGAGTTTAGAGAGCTGGCTGATCTGGCTCTCTGCTTCCTCCACCTGGCGCAGGAGGTCAGCGTTCTCCACAGCGAGCTTCTTCTTGGTGGCATCGAAGTCATTGAGGGTACGGTTGGCTTCATCAAGCTTGGACTGGATTTCGTTCATCTGGTGCTGGAGCTGCTTGTTCATCTTCTCAGCACCAGCCTGATGAAGAGCAAGTGTGTAGAGTCTCCTCCTCATTTTGTTCTCTGCCCTCATATAATTACTCAACAGTTTGGTTGCAATATTGTTATTGAAAGTAATTCatgatatatgtacatgtattgaATATATTTTCAAACATCAGGTCATACGAATGCGAGGGACTTTTTTTCATATTATGCATGAAAAACAATAAGTTATTGAAGAGGACATTATGCAGAAACAATGAATGAGAGCTTGAAGTACTCAGACAGGAAGCAACAGGAAGTTGCACACAACAGAATTTACAGTGAGAGAGAAGACATTATTTGAGAAGGCAACAGGTGGGGGCGGTAAGTTAAGTGGTCGTCTACCTGCCCTCAGATACTGCAGTCAGGGCCTTGTCCAACATCGTACAGGTCTGATGATATtcgaagaatgtcgaattttagtcTAAAAAAGATTGAGGACGGGGTACAATTTTGAAAAATACTTTCTTGCCCCAATGTATTGATCTGACTGCCAACTAGAAACTTACTAATTAAGTAATATTATTGCTTGAAGTAAAATAGCCCCATGAAGAAACCTCTTTGGCTTTCATGGCTTTTGCACGTGAATACCCAAGTCCCTGAACCTCACGTCGCACGTGGAAGATTTCTGTGGGAACGTCTTCACGTGTTATCCACTCCTGCTGGGGTCCTTGCAACGTGGCCAGCGAGGCCCTCAAATTACTTTATTATTTAAGGGGGTATTCCATTCTCGCCTTTTGCACTTCAATGTTTTAATTTACAAGGGGAATGGTAGACTTGAGGCCCCAGGTTACCAATGACCAGGAGCAGGTAACAGGTAAGATATGGATAGTGGGTACCAAAAGGTCTTCTTCCGCACTTCAAGTACATTCAGAGGAATATTTTGGTTGTTAATTATAACTCCTAGAGGAAGGGTATCTTCCATGTTAACCGgccagtatatacatatatataatatatatgtgtatatatatatatatatatatatatatatatatatatatatatatatatatatatatatatatatatatatatatatatatatatatataatacgtaTTTTATATAAATTCCTGCAAGTCATTTGATCATATACAGAGGGAAGAATGCATGAACAAACGGGATAAGGAATTAAAACATGCACTTGGGTTTCTAAGCTATAGTGTACGATGAATTTCCTCATCTGTGGTCTGTCTGCTGCTCTCAGCCTAATTGAACATTATGTAGAACACCGTTCCAGCAGCAGAGAGAACGTCATCACCCGTTGTGTATCATCAACGCTCCAGACATCATCACGTTTCTCGACAACACTAACGAATGAGGGACACGTGTTCACATTTATATGATGAGAAGTGTTCAACAGTTTAAGCTTATTATTAACAGATACTGACATACAAATGATCGTACTGAACATGACGGTGTTGATAAACAGTCTAGACATTTCAGAAACAAATATTTCTCTAAATGTGATTATTCTTTCTCTATGAGAGGACACTGATGAAACCTAGACATTGCAAATAACAAGAGCCACATACCCCCTTCGTTAATTTCCTCTACATGACGCCATTGCTCAACATTCTAGACATATTTTAGTACAGATGTATCCACATTAACAAAGTCTTCATTAGCGTCCTAGACGTAAGAGCGCGCATCTAATCCTAGCACGAATGCTTGCTAATCAAGGCTGAGGCGTTGTGTTTACCTTGTCGGCGGCCATGTGATCTGTAGCAATCTTAAGATCATCAGCCTGATTCTGCAACTGACCCTTTTCCTTTTCAAGCCTGTTAGGATAGTTTGTGTTAGCAGTGGCAGAAGTTACATAGAAACAACACTGTAGAAGCGTGTCCGCCCGGCGCAATTTCATAATTTTATGGCTGGCGGCCTCTCCAGCGGGTCGGAGGAGGAGGCTTCCGTGAGTCTTGTGCCCCATCCATAAAATTTGGAAATTGTGGCCGCGGCCGCTTGAGAAATGTAGTGATTCATTAGTGTATGTTGGTGAGCCTCATTGAGTTTACCTTCTCGTTACTGAGAATATCAGCTGCAGACCGTGCATCATTGAGTTCCGACGAGAGAGTAGTCTTTTCGCGCTCCGCCCTGTGGTGGTTCAAGAGCAAATACTAGGCATTCTTCAGGAGAAACTTCTCCGAGGAATATCCAGATTTACTTGATAAGGGAAGGAATGACTAGATGAAGGGgagacaaaaaaatcaaagcaGAAACGAAATCTATGAGAAGCGTCCTTTAGCTTGTCAGCCAGGAGATGAAGGATTTGGGAGGGAGGACCGGTTGCCGGGGTGATGGCCAGCCAGCAACCCTAAACTAAGGGAAATAAAGAAAACCAGGTTCAAGCCGTGGAAATTAAGGGGTGACTAGTTAATTTTACCTTATCGCGAGCAAGCCCATCCATAGCAGCTTTAGCGTCATCAGCGTCACGTTTCAAGGAGTCCTTATCCTTCTCAACCCTACATGGGGGGACGGGTTATACACCACCAAATAAAATAATACCCTTGAGCAGCGCTTGGTTATCAGTTAGCAAAACgtgtataataaaaaaaaataatggtgAGCATAGGTCTACAGTTAGCACGGTTAGGTAACTTAAAATATTGCTGGTCTGTTGAACTATGAGAGAGCATCTGATTATTAATTAGAACTCGTGATGTCTCGATATTAATATGCTGAGATGATTATCCacaagaaagtatgatcataattaTCATTATTCCATATGTTTTATTGAGATCTTTACTAAAGTTGATAACCTGTAACATGAAAAGCATTAGTTACAAACGCGTTACTGACCTGGCTTTCATTTTGTTGAGATGGTCGATTTGTTCAGACATTTCGGCGACGGCATCATTGTGCTTCTTGCGAAGGTTAACGAGAGCTCCCTCATGCTGGATGTTGGACTCCTCCAGATCACGACGGAGTTTGGCCAACTCAGCTTCGCGCTTCTTGTTCAGCTCGATCTGGGCAGCTGTGGCACCACCAGCCTCATCCAGGCGCTCGCCCAGCTCTTCCAACTCACGACCAAGGTGAGTCTTGGATTTCTCAGCTTTGGCACGAGCCTGGCGTTCATGCTCAAGCTCCTCCTCGAGCTCCTCAATGCGCGCCTGGAGTTCCTTGATCTGCTTCTGAAGCTTGGAAACAAGACCCTGCTCATCTTCAAGCTTAGATGCAAGGGAAGAAACTTCCTTGTCCTTGCGCTGGATGGTTTGTTCGAGCTCCTTCTTGTTGCGCTCTAGGTCTGCAACAGCTTCTTGTGTTAGTTTCAAGTCACCCTCGACCTTCCTCTTGGCCTTGTCAACTTCAGCTCGCAGCTTCTTCTCTCGCTCAAGAGAGTCTTCAAGCTCATCAAGAGTCTGCTCCAGTTTTGCCTTAACCTTATTAAGGTGGTTGCATTTGTCTTCAATACCTTGTAGGTCTTCGGCGGTTTTCTGGTTGCATTCTTGAAGGTGTTTCTTTTCCTTATTAATTTTATTGATGAGCTCATCCTGGTGGGCAATTTCATCATTGAGGTTGCGGATCTGGTGATCCTTGGTTGCCTTGTCCTGCTCAGCCTTTTGAACTGAGAGTTCAAGGTCCTCAATATCCTTCTTCAGTCCACTGAGTTCTTGTTCTATCTTCTTCTTACTCTGGAAAAGCTGATTGCGggcttcctcctcctgctgcagACGTTCCGTGGTTTCCTGAGGGTGGGTAAGATGTCTGAGGTCACCATTCCGTAATCATAATCATAGCTTATTTAGAAAGAACACGATCACAGAACACTAATACACAAACACTGCTAAAACTATCGAACACGACACTAGGGTTTAGGAAATCGTGGTAAGTCCTACCTCCACGATGGAGTGGGGAGCGTATAAGGAACCCATGGTGGCTACAGCTAGAGTTTACAGGGGAAGTGAACAAGGGGAGGGGTAGGGGCTACTCGTTACAGATCGTACACAAGACCACAGAGAGAAGCTGGGTCGTTCGTATGTCGCTGCCTGGGCCAGACTGGGCGTAGAAGCTGCCCTCAACCCCAGCTCAGTGAGGTTGACTCACGAGCCCACACCTGGCCCACCTCATCACCGCTTACGTAAACAACCCACCCACATCAAATTCTAAATTTATACCCCAATATTTTTGCAAACATTGGTTCCGCATTTCGCAAAAAAAAAACCTTCGCGAGTGTGGGCAAATGCCAATATTGAAATTAGAAATATTTGAAGGTAATCAGAGGCAGGTATGGGTGCAAAATTATACATGATTTCATACTTTCTTCTGCATACTTGTTTACCTGGGGAGCTAAATAGAGCAGTGGGAGGTAACTCGCAAGGGGCGTTGAAGTGACGATGTCTGTAAAGGAGCGcttgagtgggagggagggagggaattatcaggggaaagccccaaaccattacgactatatagcactgagaaggggtcaggataaggacttgggatgggacggggggggggatgaaatggtgcccaaccacttggacgatcggggattgaacgccaacctgcaagaagcaaaaccgtcgctctaccgttcagcccaagtgggaGTTTTAGATATCTTGCCTCTAACGAGGTTACTTGGAATGTATATTTAGCAAGTTAGAGGTTTTGGAAAATTTAGTTGCAAGTAGGTATTTTTAGCGGTACTTACGTTGAGCTGGGCCTCGAGGTCTGCCTTCTGACTCTGAAGTTTGGCTTGTTTGTCTAGATATTCGGATACGTTGCCCTTGGTCGACTCTAGAGCAACCATGAGATTGTTCTTCTCCTCGAGAAGAGCAAGATTGGCGGCCTCGAGTTCCTTACGAAGCTTAGCCTCGCGTTCGAAGTTTGCCTCAGCCTTTGCAGCTTTCTCCTCGAGAGCGCGGATCTCGTCCTCGATACGGGTGACATTGAGGAGGGGCTTGACCTTCTGCCAGAGACGGTACCAAGACCAGTTGCGGAGGAGCATGAACTTCCTCAGGTTGCGCTGGACGACAATGAGGGCGACTCGCTGTTCCTGCAGTTTCTTGTACGCCTTGCGGCTGGTGTAGCCTCGGATCCAGGACTGCAGCCACGAGATGATCTTGGCCAGACGGTCGTCACGGATCTCCTCAAGAGCGCCCAGAACACCGGCACGGAAGAACACCTAGTGGTGGGGGTTAAAGCTGGCGTTATCACCAGAATTCGAGTCGCAAATACTTATCTAACTTTTGAGCTAATTTACCGTCAAATGATTCAAAATGTTTATTTTTACCTCTAGTTTATTTTCATTTAGTTTAAATCTCTGGTGATAAAGCCGAAACATAATTTTTTTGAATGTGAAATTTTAATACGACTTTCTAAAGCTGAAAACGAAGCATGACATTCTGAAGCTGAATTTGAAACTGGTCTTACTGAAGCTGTAACATAACTTACTGAAGCTGAAACTTTAACATGACTTACTGAAGCTGAAACTTTAACATGACTTACTGAAGCTGAAACTTTAACATGACTTACTGAAGCTGAAACTTTAACATGACTTACTGAAGCTGAAACTTAAACATGACTTACCAGCTGAGCTAGAAAGCGAG
This genomic stretch from Procambarus clarkii isolate CNS0578487 chromosome 22, FALCON_Pclarkii_2.0, whole genome shotgun sequence harbors:
- the LOC123760860 gene encoding myosin heavy chain, muscle isoform X31; this translates as MPGHIVMKSTGPDPDPTEYLYVSLEQKRIDQTKPYDAKKACWVPCEKEGFVLGEIQGTKGDLVTVGLSGGETKNFKKDLVNQVNPPKFEKCEDMSNLTYLNDASVLYNLKCRYVTKLIYTYSGLFCVAINPYKRYPIYTNRVVKIYQGKRRNEVPPHIFAISDGAYMDMLQNHENQSMLITGESGAGKTENTKKVIAYFANVGASTKKKPEEKKQNLEDQIVQTNPVLEAFGNAKTVRNDNSSRFGKFIRIHFGPSGKLSGADIETYLLEKARVISQQPLERSYHMFYQIMSDQIKHMKSMCYLSNDIHDYHIVSQGKVTVASIDDKEDMQFTDDAFDVLGFSKEEKENVYKVTASVMHFGELKFKQRGREEQAEAEGTQEGEIIGKLMGIEGADLYKNLTKPKIKVGNEFVTQGRNKDQVNYSVGALAKAIYDRTFKQLVKKCNVTLETGQKRVMFIGVLDIAGFEIFDFNGFEQLCINFTNEKLQQFFNHHMFVLEQEEYKREGINWVFIDFGLDLQACIELIEKPLGILSILEEESMFPKATDKSFEEKLKANHLGKSPNFIKPKPPKPGCAEAHFAIVHYAGTVPYNLTGWLEKNKDPLNDTVVDQIKKATNQLAVDIFSDHAGQSGGPDTGGKGGKRAKGSGFLTVSGLYREQLNNLMTVLRSTAPHFIRCIIPNEIKAAGVIDAALVMHQLTCNGVLEGIRICRKGFPNRMVYPDFKHRYNILNPKVTRNCEDDKQATLELLTDVNLEAEKFRMGHTKVFFRAGVLGALEEIRDDRLAKIISWLQSWIRGYTSRKAYKKLQEQRVALIVVQRNLRKFMLLRNWSWYRLWQKVKPLLNVTRIEDEIRALEEKAAKAEANFEREAKLRKELEAANLALLEEKNNLMVALESTKGNVSEYLDKQAKLQSQKADLEAQLNETTERLQQEEEARNQLFQSKKKIEQELSGLKKDIEDLELSVQKAEQDKATKDHQIRNLNDEIAHQDELINKINKEKKHLQECNQKTAEDLQGIEDKCNHLNKVKAKLEQTLDELEDSLEREKKLRAEVDKAKRKVEGDLKLTQEAVADLERNKKELEQTIQRKDKEVSSLASKLEDEQGLVSKLQKQIKELQARIEELEEELEHERQARAKAEKSKTHLGRELEELGERLDEAGGATAAQIELNKKREAELAKLRRDLEESNIQHEGALVNLRKKHNDAVAEMSEQIDHLNKMKARAEREKTTLSSELNDARSAADILSNEKAGAEKMNKQLQHQMNEIQSKLDEANRTLNDFDATKKKLAVENADLLRQVEEAESQISQLSKLKLSLTNQLEDNRKLADDECRERATLLGKFRNLEHDIDGLREQLDEEGEGKADLQRQLSKSNAEAQMWRAKYESEGVARAEELEAARLKLAARLEEAEQQIEQLNVKNMNLEKTKQRVCTELEDMQIEVERAQTLANAAEKKQKNFDKIISEWKMKVDDLAAELDASQKECRNYSTELFRVKAAYEENLEQLDSVRRENKNLADEIKDLMDQIGEGGRSLHEIEKNRKRLEIEKEELQAALEEAEAALEQEENKVLRAQLELSQVRQEIDRRIQEKEEEFDNTRKCHQRAIDSMQASLEAEAKGKAEALRMKKKLESDINELEIALDHSNKANADLQKHIKKLQSDMKDLQTRVEEEQRLASEYREQYGISERRANALHGELEESRTLLEQSDRGRRQAEAELAEATDHLNDLTAQNGSLTMAKRKLEGELQTLHADLDEMLNEAKNSEEKAKKAMVDAARLADELRAEQEHAQTQEKMRKALEVSVKELQVRLEEVEGNAMKLTKKALSKLESRVRELESQLDDEARRHADAQKNLRKCERRIKELTFQSDEDKKNHERMQDLVDKLQQKIKTYKRQIEEAEEIAALNLAKFRKAQQELEEAEERADNAEQVASKVKAKGRAGSVGRMSPQLLGRNMFM
- the LOC123760860 gene encoding myosin heavy chain, muscle isoform X8 codes for the protein MPGHIVMKSTGPDPDPTEYLYVSLEQKRIDQTKPYDAKKACWVPCEKEGFVLGEIQGTKGDLVTVGLSGGETKNFKKDLVNQVNPPKFEKCEDMSNLTYLNDASVLYNLKCRYVTKLIYTYSGLFCVAINPYKRYPIYTNRVVKIYQGKRRNEVPPHIFAISDGAYMDMLQNHENQSMLITGESGAGKTENTKKVIQYFANIARRTDKFESKKQEIKFSGGGNLEDQIVQTNPVLEAFGNAKTVRNDNSSRFGKFIRIHFGPSGKLSGADIETYLLEKARVISQQPLERSYHMFYQIMSDQIKHMKSICLLSDSIHDYHFVSQGKVTVASIDDAEEMQFTDDAFDVLGFSKEEKENVYKVTASVMHFGELKFKQRGREEQAEAEGTQEGEIIGKLMGIEGADLYKNLTKPKIKVGNEFVTQGRNKDQVNYSVGALAKAIYDRTFKQLVKKCNVTLETGQKRVMFIGVLDIAGFEIFDFNSFEQLCINFTNEKLQQFFNHHMFVLEQEEYKREGINWTFIDFGLDLQACIDLLEKPLGILSILEEESMFPKATDKSFEEKLKANHLGKSPNFIKPKPPKPGCAEAHFAIVHYAGTVPYNLTGWLEKNKDPLNDTVVDQIKKATNQLAVDIFSDHAGQSGGPDTGGKGGKRAKGSGFLTVSGLYREQLNNLMTVLRSTAPHFIRCIIPNEIKAAGVIDAALVMHQLTCNGVLEGIRICRKGFPNRMVYPDFKHRYNILNPKVTRNCEDDKQATLELLTDVNLEAEKFRMGHTKVFFRAGVLGALEEIRDDRLAKIISWLQSWIRGYTSRKAYKKLQEQRVALIVVQRNLRKFMLLRNWSWYRLWQKVKPLLNVTRIEDEIRALEEKAAKAEANFEREAKLRKELEAANLALLEEKNNLMVALESTKGNVSEYLDKQAKLQSQKADLEAQLNETTERLQQEEEARNQLFQSKKKIEQELSGLKKDIEDLELSVQKAEQDKATKDHQIRNLNDEIAHQDELINKINKEKKHLQECNQKTAEDLQGIEDKCNHLNKVKAKLEQTLDELEDSLEREKKLRAEVDKAKRKVEGDLKLTQEAVADLERNKKELEQTIQRKDKEVSSLASKLEDEQGLVSKLQKQIKELQARIEELEEELEHERQARAKAEKSKTHLGRELEELGERLDEAGGATAAQIELNKKREAELAKLRRDLEESNIQHEGALVNLRKKHNDAVAEMSEQIDHLNKMKARAEREKTTLSSELNDARSAADILSNEKAGAEKMNKQLQHQMNEIQSKLDEANRTLNDFDATKKKLAVENADLLRQVEEAESQISQLSKLKLSLTNQLEDNRKLADDECRERATLLGKFRNLEHDIDGLREQLDEEGEGKADLQRQLSKSNAEAQMWRAKYESEGVARAEELEAARLKLAARLEEAEQQIEQLNVKNMNLEKTKQRVCTELEDMQIEVERAQTLANAAEKKQKNFDKIISEWKMKVDDLAAELDASQKECRNYSTELFRVKAAYEENLEQLDSVRRENKNLADEIKDLMDQIGEGGRSLHEIEKNRKRLEIEKEELQAALEEAEAALEQEENKVLRAQLELSQVRQEIDRRIQEKEEEFDNTRKCHQRAIDSMQASLEAEAKGKAEALRMKKKLESDINELEIALDHSNKANADLQKHIKKLQSDMKDLQTRVEEEQRLASEYREQYGISERRANALHGELEESRTLLEQSDRGRRQAEAELAEATDHLNDLTAQNGSLTMAKRKLEGELQTLHADLDEMLNEAKNSEEKAKKAMVDAARLADELRAEQEHAQTQEKMRKALEVSVKELQVRLEEVEGNAMKLTKKALSKLESRVRELESQLDDEARRHADAQKNLRKCERRIKELTFQSDEDKKNHERMQDLVDKLQQKIKTYKRQIEEAEEIAALNLAKFRKAQQELEEAEERADNAEQVASKVKAKGRAGSVGRMSPQLLGRNMFM
- the LOC123760860 gene encoding myosin heavy chain, muscle isoform X23, whose translation is MPGHIVMKSTGPDPDPTEYLYVSLEQKRIDQTKPYDAKKACWVPCEKEGFVLGEIQGTKGDLVTVGLSGGETKNFKKDLVNQVNPPKFEKCEDMSNLTYLNDASVLYNLKCRYVTKLIYTYSGLFCVAINPYKRYPIYTNRVVKIYQGKRRNEVPPHIFAISDGAYMDMLQNHENQSMLITGESGAGKTENTKKVIQYFANIARRTDKFESKKQEIKFSGGGNLEDQIVQTNPVLEAFGNAKTVRNDNSSRFGKFIRIHFGPSGKLSGADIETYLLEKARVISQQPLERSYHMFYQIMSDQIKHMKSMCYLSNDIHDYHIVSQGKVTVASIDDKEDMQFTDDAFDVLGFSKEEKENVYKVTASVMHFGELKFKQRGREEQAEAEGTQEGEIIGKLMGIEGADLYKNLTKPKIKVGNEFVTQGRNKDQVNYSVGALAKAIYDRTFKQLVKKCNVTLETGQKRVMFIGVLDIAGFEIFDFNGFEQLCINFTNEKLQQFFNHHMFVLEQEEYKREGINWVFIDFGLDLQACIELIEKPLGILSILEEESMFPKATDKSFEEKLKANHLGKSPNFIKPKPPKPGCAEAHFAIVHYAGTVPYNLTGWLEKNKDPLNDTVVDQIKKATNQLAVDIFSDHAGQSGGPDTGGKGGKRAKGSGFQTVSGLYKEQLNNLMTVLRSTAPHFIRCIIPNEIKAAGVIDAALVMHQLTCNGVLEGIRICRKGFPNRMVYPDFKHRYNILNPKVTRNCEDDKQATLELLTDVNLEAEKFRMGHTKVFFRAGVLGALEEIRDDRLAKIISWLQSWIRGYTSRKAYKKLQEQRVALIVVQRNLRKFMLLRNWSWYRLWQKVKPLLNVTRIEDEIRALEEKAAKAEANFEREAKLRKELEAANLALLEEKNNLMVALESTKGNVSEYLDKQAKLQSQKADLEAQLNETTERLQQEEEARNQLFQSKKKIEQELSGLKKDIEDLELSVQKAEQDKATKDHQIRNLNDEIAHQDELINKINKEKKHLQECNQKTAEDLQGIEDKCNHLNKVKAKLEQTLDELEDSLEREKKLRAEVDKAKRKVEGDLKLTQEAVADLERNKKELEQTIQRKDKEVSSLASKLEDEQGLVSKLQKQIKELQARIEELEEELEHERQARAKAEKSKTHLGRELEELGERLDEAGGATAAQIELNKKREAELAKLRRDLEESNIQHEGALVNLRKKHNDAVAEMSEQIDHLNKMKARLEKEKGQLQNQADDLKIATDHMAADKAGAEKMNKQLQHQMNEIQSKLDEANRTLNDFDATKKKLAVENADLLRQVEEAESQISQLSKLKLSLTNQLEDNRKLADDECRERATLLGKFRNLEHDIDGLREQLDEEGEGKADLQRQLSKSNAEAQMWRAKYESEGVARAEELEAARLKLAARLEEAEQQIEQLNVKNMNLEKTKQRVCTELEDMQIEVERAQTLANAAEKKQKNFDKIISEWKMKVDDLAAELDASQKECRNYSTELFRVKAAYEENLEQLDSVRRENKNLADEIKDLMDQIGEGGRSLHEIEKNRKRLEIEKEELQAALEEAEAALEQEENKVLRAQLELSQVRQEIDRRIQEKEEEFDNTRKCHQRAIDSMQASLEAEAKGKAEALRMKKKLESDINELEIALDHSNKANADLQKHIKKLQSDMKDLQTRVEEEQRLASEYREQYGISERRANALHGELEESRTLLEQSDRGRRQAEAELAEATDHLNDLTAQNGSLTMAKRKLEGELQTLHADLDEMLNEAKNSEEKAKKAMVDAARLADELRAEQEHAQTQEKMRKALEVSVKELQVRLEEVEGNAMKLTKKALSKLESRVRELESQLDDEARRHADAQKNLRKCERRIKELTFQSDEDKKNHERMQDLVDKLQQKIKTYKRQIEEAEEIAALNLAKFRKAQQELEEAEERADNAEQVASKVKAKGRAGSVGRMSPQLLGRNMFM
- the LOC123760860 gene encoding myosin heavy chain, muscle isoform X13 yields the protein MPGHIVMKSTGPDPDPTEYLYVSLEQKRIDQTKPYDAKKACWVPCEKEGFVLGEIQGTKGDLVTVGLSGGETKNFKKDLVNQVNPPKFEKCEDMSNLTYLNDASVLYNLKCRYVTKLIYTYSGLFCVAINPYKRYPIYTNRVVKIYQGKRRNEVPPHIFAISDGAYMDMLQNHENQSMLITGESGAGKTENTKKVIQYFANIARRTDKFESKKQEIKFSGGGNLEDQIVQTNPVLEAFGNAKTVRNDNSSRFGKFIRIHFGPSGKLSGADIETYLLEKARVISQQPLERSYHMFYQIMSDQIKHMKSICLLSDSIHDYHFVSQGKVTVASIDDAEEMQFTDDAFDVLGFSKEEKENVYKVTASVMHFGELKFKQRGREEQAEAEGTQEGEIIGKLMGIEGADLYKNLTKPKIKVGNEFVTQGRNKDQVNYSVGALAKAIYDRTFKQLVKKCNVTLETGQKRVMFIGVLDIAGFEIFDFNGFEQLCINFTNEKLQQFFNHHMFVLEQEEYKREGINWTFIDFGLDLQACIELIEKPLGILSILEEESMFPKATDKSFEEKLKANHLGKSPNFIKPKPPKPGCAEAHFAIVHYAGTVPYNLTGWLEKNKDPLNDTVVDQIKKATNQLAVDIFSDHAGQSGGPDTGGKGGKRAKGSGFQTVSGLYKEQLNNLMAVLRQTQPHFVRCIIPNEVKEAGVIDAALVMHQLTCNGVLEGIRICRKGFPNRMVYPDFKHRYNILNPKVTRNCEDDKQATLELLTDVNLEAEKFRMGHTKVFFRAGVLGALEEIRDDRLAKIISWLQSWIRGYTSRKAYKKLQEQRVALIVVQRNLRKFMLLRNWSWYRLWQKVKPLLNVTRIEDEIRALEEKAAKAEANFEREAKLRKELEAANLALLEEKNNLMVALESTKGNVSEYLDKQAKLQSQKADLEAQLNETTERLQQEEEARNQLFQSKKKIEQELSGLKKDIEDLELSVQKAEQDKATKDHQIRNLNDEIAHQDELINKINKEKKHLQECNQKTAEDLQGIEDKCNHLNKVKAKLEQTLDELEDSLEREKKLRAEVDKAKRKVEGDLKLTQEAVADLERNKKELEQTIQRKDKEVSSLASKLEDEQGLVSKLQKQIKELQARIEELEEELEHERQARAKAEKSKTHLGRELEELGERLDEAGGATAAQIELNKKREAELAKLRRDLEESNIQHEGALVNLRKKHNDAVAEMSEQIDHLNKMKARAEREKTTLSSELNDARSAADILSNEKAGAEKMNKQLQHQMNEIQSKLDEANRTLNDFDATKKKLAVENADLLRQVEEAESQISQLSKLKLSLTNQLEDNRKLADDECRERATLLGKFRNLEHDIDGLREQLDEEGEGKADLQRQLSKSNAEAQMWRAKYESEGVARAEELEAARLKLAARLEEAEQQIEQLNVKNMNLEKTKQRVCTELEDMQIEVERAQTLANAAEKKQKNFDKIISEWKMKVDDLAAELDASQKECRNYSTELFRVKAAYEENLEQLDSVRRENKNLADEIKDLMDQIGEGGRSLHEIEKNRKRLEIEKEELQAALEEAEAALEQEENKVLRAQLELSQVRQEIDRRIQEKEEEFDNTRKCHQRAIDSMQASLEAEAKGKAEALRMKKKLESDINELEIALDHSNKANADLQKHIKKLQSDMKDLQTRVEEEQRLASEYREQYGISERRANALHGELEESRTLLEQSDRGRRQAEAELAEATDHLNDLTAQNGSLTMAKRKLEGELQTLHADLDEMLNEAKNSEEKAKKAMVDAARLADELRAEQEHAQTQEKMRKALEVSVKELQVRLEEVEGNAMKLTKKALSKLESRVRELESQLDDEARRHADAQKNLRKCERRIKELTFQSDEDKKNHERMQDLVDKLQQKIKTYKRQIEEAEEIAALNLAKFRKAQQELEEAEERADNAEQVASKVKAKGRAGSVGRMSPQLLGRNMFM